A DNA window from Aquarana catesbeiana isolate 2022-GZ linkage group LG01, ASM4218655v1, whole genome shotgun sequence contains the following coding sequences:
- the LOC141123187 gene encoding killer cell lectin-like receptor subfamily B member 1B allele C isoform X2, whose protein sequence is MYEHMDQKSSVYDNVAPESSSNIPTTFISQHVAVTSSRRNHVAHGTSRYGCLVPALLMVLLLTCVTLQSVLIFLRVSGKPREDCATGNSSYSPVSDQTTRGRSPRCPDLWISINDKCYFISENKKSHVDSYRDCTERGSRLATVKEETIRRLIQRLVTITGKEFWIGLTKYNSDGGIWRGKWPDGSMETLTEGIGNCATLGSILTLDNCYAALNYICESD, encoded by the exons ATGTATGAGCATATGGACCAGAAATCTTCTGTGTATGACAATGTAGCCCCAGAATCTTCTAGCAATATTCCTACAACATTTATCTCTCAGCATGTGGCAGTCACATCATCCAGAAGAAATCATGTGGCCCATGGAACATCCCGCTATGGTTGTCTGGTCCCTGCACTGCTCATGGTGTTGCTGTTGACATGTGTCACTCTACAGTCAGTGCTGATATTTCTCCGTGTATCAG GAAAACCAAGAGAAGACTGTGCCACTGGGAACAGTTCCTATTCACCTGTATCAGATCAGACAACACGAG gacggtctcctAGATGTCCGGATCTTTGGATATCCATCAATGATAAATGTTATTTCATCTCTGAGAACAAAAAATCCCATGTAGACAGTTATAGAGACTGTACAGAACGTGGCTCCAGACTGGCCACTGTGAAGGAGGAGACCATACGG AGACTTATCCAGAGACTGGTGACCATCACAGGAAAGGAATTCTGGATCGGATTAACCAAATATAACTCTGATGGTGGTATATGGAGAGGAAAATGGCCAGATGGCAGCATGGA AACTCTCACTGAAGGGATAGGAAACTGTGCCACGCTCGGATCTATTCTGACACTGGATAACTGTTATGCTGCACTGAACTATATCTGTGAGAGCGACTGA
- the LOC141123187 gene encoding killer cell lectin-like receptor subfamily B member 1C isoform X1 → MEEDAESARRSAQKAESDSEDVVPRSSFLNVIPTSPMYEHMDQKSSVYDNVAPESSSNIPTTFISQHVAVTSSRRNHVAHGTSRYGCLVPALLMVLLLTCVTLQSVLIFLRVSGKPREDCATGNSSYSPVSDQTTRGRSPRCPDLWISINDKCYFISENKKSHVDSYRDCTERGSRLATVKEETIRRLIQRLVTITGKEFWIGLTKYNSDGGIWRGKWPDGSMETLTEGIGNCATLGSILTLDNCYAALNYICESD, encoded by the exons atggaggaggacgcTGAGTCTGCACGGAGGAGCGCTCAGAAAGCAG AATCTGACAGTGAGGATGTGGTCCCCAGATCCAGCTTTCTGAATGTGATCCCTACATCACCAATGTATGAGCATATGGACCAGAAATCTTCTGTGTATGACAATGTAGCCCCAGAATCTTCTAGCAATATTCCTACAACATTTATCTCTCAGCATGTGGCAGTCACATCATCCAGAAGAAATCATGTGGCCCATGGAACATCCCGCTATGGTTGTCTGGTCCCTGCACTGCTCATGGTGTTGCTGTTGACATGTGTCACTCTACAGTCAGTGCTGATATTTCTCCGTGTATCAG GAAAACCAAGAGAAGACTGTGCCACTGGGAACAGTTCCTATTCACCTGTATCAGATCAGACAACACGAG gacggtctcctAGATGTCCGGATCTTTGGATATCCATCAATGATAAATGTTATTTCATCTCTGAGAACAAAAAATCCCATGTAGACAGTTATAGAGACTGTACAGAACGTGGCTCCAGACTGGCCACTGTGAAGGAGGAGACCATACGG AGACTTATCCAGAGACTGGTGACCATCACAGGAAAGGAATTCTGGATCGGATTAACCAAATATAACTCTGATGGTGGTATATGGAGAGGAAAATGGCCAGATGGCAGCATGGA AACTCTCACTGAAGGGATAGGAAACTGTGCCACGCTCGGATCTATTCTGACACTGGATAACTGTTATGCTGCACTGAACTATATCTGTGAGAGCGACTGA
- the LOC141123259 gene encoding uncharacterized protein → MDRKMARWQHGVSHSCSSCPRTWLTTVCRHRGGLRFHYLFPSSWRDHRTSYESRDTMEEDAKSARRSAQRAGYDSEVVVSGSSFTTPIYEHMNRESSVYDDVAPESSSNIPTTFISQHVALTSSRIKHGAHGASSCGCVVPALLMVVLVTCVTLQSVLIFLRVSGREREVRRGDTGRSPSCPDLWITINDKCYFFSENKQICSLSDKDCEKNGSRLALVKEKTIQRLVTITGKEFWVGLTQYDLYGGVWTGKWPDGSVETLPHPEGTGGCAKLGSHLKVWNCYEELNYICEKNAV, encoded by the exons ATGGACAGGAAAATGGCCAGATGGCAGCATGGA GTGTCACACTCTTGTTCCTCCTGTCCCCGTACATGGCTGACCACAGTCTGCAGACACAGAGGAGGTCTCAGGTTTCATTACCTCTTCCCCTCCAGCTGGAGAGACCACAGAACATCATATGAGAGCAGAGACACCATGGAGGAGGATGCCAAGTCTGCACggaggagcgctcagagagcag GATATGACAGTGAGGTTGTGGTCTCTGGATCCAGCTTTACAACACCCATTTATGAGCATATGAACCGGGAATCTTCTGTGTATGATGATGTAGCCCCAGAATCTTCTAGCAATATTCCTACAACATTTATCTCTCAGCATGTGGCCCTCACATCATCCAGAATAAAGCATGGGGCCCATGGAGCATCCAGCTGTGGTTGTGTGGTCCCTGCACTGCTCATGGTGGTGTTGGTGACGTGTGTCACTCTACAGTCAGTGCTGATATTTCTTCGAGTGTCAG GAAGAGAAAGAGAAGTCAGGAGAGGGGATACTG gacggtctcctAGTTGTCCGGATCTCTGGATCACCATAAATGATAAATGTTATTTCTTCTCTGAGAACAAGCAGATATGTTCACTTAGTGATAAAGACTGTGAAAAGAATGGCTCTAgactggccctggtgaaggagAAGACCATACAG AGACTGGTGACCATCACAGGAAAGGAATTCTGGGTCGGATTAACCCAATATGACCTCTATGGTGGAGTGTGGACAGGAAAATGGCCAGATGGCAGCGTGGA AACCCTCCCTCACCCTGAAGGGACTGGAGGCTGTGCCAAGCTCGGATCTCATCTGAAAGTGTGGAACTGTTATGAAGAACTGAACTACATCTGTGAGAAGAAtgctgtgtga